From Prionailurus viverrinus isolate Anna chromosome B2, UM_Priviv_1.0, whole genome shotgun sequence, the proteins below share one genomic window:
- the LOC125166496 gene encoding 60S acidic ribosomal protein P1-like, producing MAWSLAHETSSAQSPHLRLWELAGIYSGLTVQDDEVSVKEDEVNALIKTLGVNVESFWPGLFAKALAHVNIVNIRSLVHKVGAGGSVPAAGPAPSTIAAPTEEKKVEAKKEESEESDDDVGFSLLTKSLL from the exons ATGGCCTGGTCTCTGGCACATGAAACTAG CAGCGCCCAATCTCCCCACCTCCGCCTCTGGGAGCTCGCGGGCATCTACTCGGGTCTCACCGTGCAGGATGATGAGGTGTCGGTCAAGGAGGATGAGGTCAATGCTCTCATTAAAACATTGGGTGTAAATGTTGAATCTTTCTGGCCAGGCTTGTTTGCAAAGGCCCTGGCCCACGTCAACATCGTCAACATCAGGAGCCTTGTCCATAAGGTGGGGGCTGGTGGTTCTGTCCCAGCAGCTGGGCCTGCCCCCTCCACCATTGCTGCCCCAACTGAGGAGAAGAAagtggaagcaaagaaagaagaatcagagGAGTCTGATGATGATGTGGGCTTTAGTCTTTTGACTAAATCTCTTCTTTAA